Genomic DNA from Chloroflexia bacterium SDU3-3:
CCAATTGCAGCACACCGGAACCCAATTGCAGCACACCGGAACCCAATTGCAGCACCCCGGAACCCAATTGCGTCACCCCGGAACCCAATTGCAGCACACCGGAACCCAATTGCAGCACCCCGGAACCCAATTGCGTCACCCCGGAACCCAATTGCAGCACACCGGCCTCGACCATCCAGCGAAGGTGCACCCATATGCCTACTGGCCATGATCTGCACCGCAGCGGGAAGGCCTCGCCAAATGCAGGCAGATCGATTTTCCTTGGTGCCTTTGTACCTTTGTGGTAAACAGTTCTCTCCCTTCGCGTCTTCGCGCCTTCGTGGTATTCGTTTTCTTTCGTTGCCTTGGTGGCAAAACGATTGGCATCGCACCGCCTAACAGCGAGGTTTGACGCCTACTACACACCATGCTAGGATACAGAAACACAGCAAAGGGAAGACCTATGGCCACGATCACTGTGAGCTTGAAAGTTCTGCCGGGCGGCCTTGTCGGCAAGGCCGAGGTGTACGCCGCCGTGGACCGCGCGATCGCCGTGGTGCAGGCATCCGGCCTGGTCCACCTGGTCGGCCCCAGCGAGACCACCATCGAGGGCGAGTACGACGAGGTGATGGCCGTGGTCAAGCAGGCCCAGCTGGCCGCGCTGGATGCCGCGCCGCGCATCTTCACCCAGATCGGCGTGGACTGGAACCCCCAGGGCACCAGCATCGACGAAAAGCTAGAGAAGTACCGCTAGGCTATGCACACCATCATCGTCGCCAACGCGCCCGACCTCGATCTGACGCCCTACCTCGACATGGTGCGCAGCGCCGACTACCTGATCGGGGCCGACGGCGGCGGGCAGACCCTGCTGCGCGCGGGCGTGCTGCCCCAGGTGGTGATCGGCGACCTCGACTCGCTCGACCAGGCCAGCGAGGCCGAGCTGACCGCCCGCAAGGTCGACCTGCGCCGCTACGCCCGCGAGAAGGACGAGACCGACCTTGAGCTGGCGCTGCTGCACGCCGCCACCATCGGGTCGGACCAGATCGACGTGCTGGGCGCGCTCGGCGGGCGCTGGGACCACACCCTGGCCAACATCGGGCTGCTGGCCCACCCCGCCCTGGCCGGGCGCAGGGTGCGGCTGCTGGCCCCGCGCCAGATGCTCTACCTGGTGCCGCCCCACACCCGCGTGGAGTTCGGCGGCGCGCAGGGCGACACCATCTCGCTGCTGCCGCTCAGCCCCGCCGTGCACAACGTGACCACCTATGGTATGCTCTACCCGCTGGCCCAGGCCACGCTCTACGCCAACCAGGCGCGCGGCATCAGCAACGTGCTGATCGAGCCGCCGGGCGGCGTGGCCACCGGCGAGGGCGCGCTGATCGTGGTGCAGCACAGCGACGGCGGCGCGCACCAGTGGAACGCGCAACGCGGGTAGGAGAGAGGGCATGACACAAGCGCCAAGGTCAGGTCAACCCGACCAGAAAAAGAAGAAGCCGCAGAAGCAAGGCTCGTGGCTCGGCACGATCATCTTCCTGGTGTTTGTGCTGGCCCGCCCGGCCATGTCGCTGTTCAAGAACATCCAGGGCATGGGCAGCAATGTCCCGCTCATCCTGGGCGGCATCGCCGCGCTGGTGGGGGTGGGCGTGGTGGCCGCGCTGGTGGTGCGGCGGATCAACGCATCCAGCCCCACCGCGCCCGACATCGCGCAGTACACCGCGCGATCCAGCTACCCCACGCCCAGCGCGCCGCGCTACCCGACGGCGCAGCGGCTGCCGCCGCCCAGCCCCATGCCCAGGCCGCCAACATTTGAGCCGCTGGTCTCGCGGCCTGTACTGCTGGTGGGCGCGGCGGGGCTGGTGCTGCTCGGGCTGCTGGCTATCATCCTCCTCACCCCACAGGCAGGCATATGAGCGAATTCGACGCCTTCGCGCGCTTCTACGACGCTGACTACGGCAGCTTTTTGGACGACCTGCCCTTCTACCGCGCGCTGGCGCGGCGCACCGGAGGCCCGGCCATCGAGCTGATGTGCGGCAGCGGGCGGCTGCTGGCCCCGCTGGCGCAGGAGGGCGTGGCTATCACCGGCGTCGACATCTCGCCCGCGCTGCTCACCACGGCGCGGCGCAGGCTGGAGGCGCTGGGCCTGGGCAAGAAGGTGACGCTGGAGATCGGCGACGTGCGCCAGCCGCTGCCCGGCGGCCCGTACAACCTGGCCTTCGTGGCGATCAACTCGTTCATGCACCTGGGCAGCAGCGAGGACCAGCTGGCCGCGCTCGCCAGCGTGGCGCAGGCGCTGGACACCGGCGGCGTGCTGGCGCTCGACCTGTTCAACCCCGACCCGCGCGAGCTGCTGCGGCAGAACGGCGAGCTGGTGCTCGACAAGGATTTTGTGATGGAGGACGGCACGCCGGTGCAGAAGTTCGTGTCGCAGAGCGTGGATATGGCCGAGCAGATCAGCCATGTGACCTTCATCTACGACGAGCTGGTGGATGGCTTCGTGCGGCGCACCACGCTGCCCTTCGACATGCGCTGGCTCTACCGCTTCGAGCTAGAGCACCTGCTGGCCCGCTGCGGGCTGGAGCTAGAGGCGCTGTACGGCAGCTACGAGCTAGACGACTACGACCAGAGCAGCCCGCTGATGCTGGCCGTGGCGGTAAAGCCTTGACAGCCGATTCTGGCGTGGTATAATATACTCCTTGCGACATTCGGGGATGCCTGGCTTCGACAGGGGACGATGTCGTAGGTTGCAAGCCGAGCCGCCCAGTCTCGTTAAAGGGGCAACGGCTTAACTGCCAACAAGAACAACACTCGCGTTGCCGCTCCGGCATTCGCGATGGCTGCCTAATCTAGTGTAGCCCGTTCGCCCGCCCTCAGCCCGATGGGGCGGAGCGAACGCAGACAGTCGGGCTGCTCTCAGTGTATCGCCTGCTAAGCTGAGCTAAGATAAGCGGGATGGCTCAAAGGTCGCCTTGTTCGGGGTGTGGCCGCGAGCGACATGAAACAACGGACTACGCTTGTAGACGCCTGCGTCTAAATCTTCTGGACGGGGGTTCGATTCCCCCCATCTCCACCAAACAGCGGGCAGCCCGGCCACCACGGTCGGGCTGCCCGCCTTTTTGCGCCTAGCGCACATGCTCGCGGTCGAAGCCCACCACCCGCAGCACTGGGGCGGGCGGCTTCTGCACACGGTAGCTGTGGTAGCCCATCAGCAGCGCGCTGGTGCATGTCTCCAGCTCATCGTCGAAATGCAGCATCAGGGCGCGGTCGCTGGACATGGCCAGCTGCCAGAGCAGCTGGAGCTTGGCAGGCACCCCGCCTGCGGCGCGCACACGGCTCTGGCGGATGGCCAGCTGGTGCTTGCGCAGGTAGTCCAGCAGCACCTCGGGCTGGCCGTGGGCGCTGCACACCCAGAACTGGCCCTCATCCTGATACTGGCGCAGCAGATCCTTGGCCACCGGGTGGAAGGCCTTGCTGGTGAGCGTGCGGTCGAAGTCGAACACGGCCATGAACGGCAGGGCGTGCTGCCGCAGCAGCGCCAGCGCGTCGTGATCCTGAAACGCCGCCATGTGCTCGCCGCGCTCGAAGCCGGGGATGACGCGGCGAGCCTTCAGCACCTTGCGCATGCGCAGCGACATGAGCCGCATGTAGTCGGGCCAGCCCACCCCCAGCGTGGCGAACAGCGCCTCGGCGCGCTCGCGGTCGGCGGTGGCCTGCCGCATGATGTTTTTGAGGTAGATCATCTCGCGCCGCACCAGCAGCAGCTTGCCCAGACCCTTGGGGTTGAGCGACTGGATCTCCTCGTCGCTAAAATCGAGATATGGCTCCATCCTGCGTCCTCTGCGCTTGTGCTACGATACGGCGATATGGCGCTATTGTACCCAAGATCGGGAGGTGATCGTTATGTACCCATCACGCGACCGCGCGGCCACGCTGGGGCGCGAGGCGGCAGAGATCCTGCGCCAGGGCGGCTATCGCAGCCCGGGCGGGGCGGATGTGGAGCTGCGCCCACTGATCGAGCGCGCCAGGGCGGCGACCGAATCGTACCCCGCCGAGCGCGCGCTGCCCGCCGCCCAGCCGGGGGATCACCCGACGAGCATTCGGGTGGTGAACGAGAGCACGCTGGCGGCGGCGCAGGGGCTGGTGGCCAGCGGTAGGCGCTGCGCCGTGCTGAACTTCGCCTCGGCGCGCAACCCCGGCGGCGGCTGGCTGGGTGGTGCCCGCGCCCAGGAGGAGTCGCTGGCGCGGGCCTCGGCGCTGGTGCCCTGCATCGAGGGCGACCCGATGTACGAGCGCCACCGCCACATGAGCGACGCGCTCTACACCAGCAGCCTGATCTACTCGCCCGATGTGCCGGTGTTCCGCGACGCGGCGGGCTTGCTGCTCGACACACCGTATCTGGTGGACTTCATCACCGCGCCCGCCGTGAACGCCGGGGTGGTGCTGGATCGCGCGCCCCAGCGCGGGCCGGAGATAGCGGCGGCCATGCGCGAGCGGGTGGGCCGCGTGCTGGCGGTGGCCGCAGCCCACGGCTGCCCGGCCCTGGTGCTGGGGGCATGGGGCTGCGGGGTGTTCCGCAACGACCCGGCGGCGGTGGCGAACATGTTCGCCCAGGCGCTGGCCGGGCCGTTCCGGGGCGCGTTCGCCCAGGTGGTGTTCGCCGTGCTCGACTCCTCGGCGGAGCGGCGCTTCATCGGGCCGTTCGAGCGGGCGTTTGGAGGGCAACGTTAACCACGAAGACGCGAAGGCGCGAAGGCGAAGACCTTTTTACCACCAAGACTCCAAGATTTTGAACATGGGCAACCCTAGCCACGAAGGTGCGACGATACGAAGGTTTGAAAAACCGCTACCGTAGCAGCGGCAGGCTGCCGGTGAGCTTGTTGATGGCTTTCTTGGGGCCATGGATGGCGAGGCCGAGGAAGAACAGCTCCTCCAGCGGCATGGTGGCGATCTTGGCCGCGTACTCCTCGTAGAGGCCGCTGGACTGGGCGGCGTTGCTAAAGCCGATCACCAGCACATCCTCGGCGGCGGCGGCGCGACGCTGGATCTGGGTGAGCGCCTCGCGCGGGGCCTGCAGGATGGGCAGCACCACCTGGGCCATGCCTGTGTGGGGCTGGCCCGCGCTATCCACCACATCGGGGCGCAGGCAGTCCTCCATGCGCTGGCCGAGCGTGACGCCCAGGTAGGCCACGGTGTTGGCCACAATCCCCACCGGCAGCTCGCTATCCACCACGATCACTGACTTGGTCTCGCCTGACATGGTTGCTTCTCCTGCTATATGTTAAAATTGTATCCAATCCAAACCTATTGTAGAAAAGAGCACCCGATATGTCAATCTTCGCATCGCAGAACGCGCCCGCCACTGCCGCCGAGCGCATCGCCGCCGCCATTCGGCAGGAGATCGAGGGCGGCATGATCGGCGTGGGCGAGCCGCTGCGCCAGGAGGAGATCGCGGCGCGCTTCGCGGCCAGCCGCATCCCTGTGCGCGAGGCGCTGCGCCTGCTGGAGGCCGAGGGTCTGGTGAAGATCTACCCCAGCAGAGGCGCGTATGTCACCATCCCCGCCCCCGAGAGCATCCGCGAGCTGTACGAGATCCGCGCCCTGCTGGAGTGCGAGGCGCTGCGGCTGGCCCTGCCAAACCACATCCCCTACGACATGCGCCAGGCCGAGCAGCGCGTGGCCCTGCTAGATGAGGCCGAGGACAGCGCGACCTGGAGCCAGCTGGACGAGGAGCTGCACGCCATCCTCTACCAGCCCGCCCAGCGCCCGCAGCTGCTGGAGCTGATCGCCGCGCTGCGACGGCGCGTAAACCACTTCTACTACCTGGCCCACCGCCCCAGCGACTACCGCGCAGGCTGCCAGGCCGAGCACCGCGCCCTGCTGGCCGCCTGCCGCTCGGGCGACGCCGCCCAGGCCACGCAGGCACTGGCCGAGCACCTGCGCCACGCGGGCGAGGTGGTGGCCAGATACAGCGCCCAGGTGCGTATCCCGCGCTAGCATGCTATACTTGCCTCGCCTCACGGGGCCGTAGCTCAACGGAAGAACAATTGCCTTGCTCAGGCGAAAGGGTGAAGGTTCGAGTCCTTCCAGCCCCTCCCGCTGGGACGGTAGCTCAAAGGAAGAGCGGCGGGTTCATAACCCGAGGGGTGGGGGTTCGAGTCCCCCGCGTCCCGCCCAATCGACACATACGGGGCTATAGCTCAAAGGAAGAGCAGCGCTCTGCAAAAGCGTATGGGTGGAGGTTCAAGTCCTCCTAGCCCCTCCCTCGCGGGAGCCTAGCGATCATCCCGCCCTAAGGTAGTATCTAGGGGGCTGTAGTTCAAGGGAAGAACGCCACCATGTCAAGGTGGAGCGTGGAGGTTCAAGTCCTTCCGGCCCCTCCCCCTGGGGACCGCGCCCAGGCAAAAGGCGCAGCCATACCAGCACGAGCGAGCGAGCGACGATGACCTACCCCTTCAGCCAGGATGAGCTAGCGACATGCCTGCGGGTGCTGCAGGCCGTGGCCGACGACCCGGCCATGATCAACGAGCACGAGCGCTTCAAGGCCCTGGTGGCCAAGATCCACCAGGTGGGCAAGCGCCAGCAGCGCGCCGCCCGCGCCGCCGAGCGCACCGCGCAGGACAGCGCCGCGCTGGGCACGGCCCAGATGCGCAGGCACCAGCTTCAGCTCGGGCCGCCCGCGCTGCCCGCGCCGCAGCCGAGCCAGCCCGCCACGCTGCACGCCGCGCGCCCCTGCTACTGCTGCAAGCGCCCGTTCACCCAGGTGCACTTCTTCTACCATATGCTCTGCCCCGAGTGCGCGGCGCTGAACTACGCCAAGCGCCACCAGCGCGCCGACCTCGCGGGCCGGGTCGCGCTGGTCACCGGCGGGCGGGTGAAGATCGGCTACGAGGTGGCGCTGCGGCTACTGCGCGACGGCGCGCGGGTGATCGTGACCACGCGCTTCCCGCAGAGCGCGGCGATGCGCTTCGCCGCCGAGGCCGACTTCGAGGCATGGGCCGGGCGGCTGCAGATCTACGCGCTCGACCTGCGCCACATCCCCACCGTCGAGGCCTTCGCGCGCCACCTGGCCGCCAGCGAGCCAGCGCTCGACATCCTGATCAACAACGCCGCGCAGACGATCAAGCGCCCCGCCGGGTTCTACCGCCACCTGCTGGAGCAGGAGGGCAAGCCAGCGCCCGCGCATGTCGCGCCGCTGCTGCCCGCCGCGCCCATGCCCAGCGCGCCGCTGCTGGAGGCCACGCCGGGCTACCAGGGCGCGCTGCCCGCCCTGCGCGACTACTTCCCCGAGGGCCTGCTGGACCTGGATGGGCAGCAGGTAGACCACACGCCCACCAACAGCTGGGTGCTGCGGCTCGACCAGGTGGGCACGGTGGAGCTGCTAGAGGTGCAGCTGGTCAACGCCATCGCGCCGTTCGTGCTGGCCGCCCAGCTCAAGCCGCTGATGCTGCGCTCGCCGCACGCCCGCCGCTTCGTGGTGCATGTCTCGGCCATGGAGGGCCAGT
This window encodes:
- a CDS encoding DUF2000 domain-containing protein — translated: MSGETKSVIVVDSELPVGIVANTVAYLGVTLGQRMEDCLRPDVVDSAGQPHTGMAQVVLPILQAPREALTQIQRRAAAAEDVLVIGFSNAAQSSGLYEEYAAKIATMPLEELFFLGLAIHGPKKAINKLTGSLPLLR
- a CDS encoding class I SAM-dependent methyltransferase, which gives rise to MSEFDAFARFYDADYGSFLDDLPFYRALARRTGGPAIELMCGSGRLLAPLAQEGVAITGVDISPALLTTARRRLEALGLGKKVTLEIGDVRQPLPGGPYNLAFVAINSFMHLGSSEDQLAALASVAQALDTGGVLALDLFNPDPRELLRQNGELVLDKDFVMEDGTPVQKFVSQSVDMAEQISHVTFIYDELVDGFVRRTTLPFDMRWLYRFELEHLLARCGLELEALYGSYELDDYDQSSPLMLAVAVKP
- a CDS encoding TIGR02452 family protein translates to MYPSRDRAATLGREAAEILRQGGYRSPGGADVELRPLIERARAATESYPAERALPAAQPGDHPTSIRVVNESTLAAAQGLVASGRRCAVLNFASARNPGGGWLGGARAQEESLARASALVPCIEGDPMYERHRHMSDALYTSSLIYSPDVPVFRDAAGLLLDTPYLVDFITAPAVNAGVVLDRAPQRGPEIAAAMRERVGRVLAVAAAHGCPALVLGAWGCGVFRNDPAAVANMFAQALAGPFRGAFAQVVFAVLDSSAERRFIGPFERAFGGQR
- a CDS encoding SDR family NAD(P)-dependent oxidoreductase, yielding MTYPFSQDELATCLRVLQAVADDPAMINEHERFKALVAKIHQVGKRQQRAARAAERTAQDSAALGTAQMRRHQLQLGPPALPAPQPSQPATLHAARPCYCCKRPFTQVHFFYHMLCPECAALNYAKRHQRADLAGRVALVTGGRVKIGYEVALRLLRDGARVIVTTRFPQSAAMRFAAEADFEAWAGRLQIYALDLRHIPTVEAFARHLAASEPALDILINNAAQTIKRPAGFYRHLLEQEGKPAPAHVAPLLPAAPMPSAPLLEATPGYQGALPALRDYFPEGLLDLDGQQVDHTPTNSWVLRLDQVGTVELLEVQLVNAIAPFVLAAQLKPLMLRSPHARRFVVHVSAMEGQFSRASKTVYHPHTNMAKAALNMLTRTSAADYAQDGIYMNSVDTGWVTDENPAEKRDRIIERSGFTPPLDNIDGMARIYDPIAQGVGSAETPLYGHFLKDFRPFPW
- a CDS encoding thiamine-binding protein; amino-acid sequence: MATITVSLKVLPGGLVGKAEVYAAVDRAIAVVQASGLVHLVGPSETTIEGEYDEVMAVVKQAQLAALDAAPRIFTQIGVDWNPQGTSIDEKLEKYR
- a CDS encoding thiamine diphosphokinase; its protein translation is MHTIIVANAPDLDLTPYLDMVRSADYLIGADGGGQTLLRAGVLPQVVIGDLDSLDQASEAELTARKVDLRRYAREKDETDLELALLHAATIGSDQIDVLGALGGRWDHTLANIGLLAHPALAGRRVRLLAPRQMLYLVPPHTRVEFGGAQGDTISLLPLSPAVHNVTTYGMLYPLAQATLYANQARGISNVLIEPPGGVATGEGALIVVQHSDGGAHQWNAQRG
- a CDS encoding GntR family transcriptional regulator; translation: MSIFASQNAPATAAERIAAAIRQEIEGGMIGVGEPLRQEEIAARFAASRIPVREALRLLEAEGLVKIYPSRGAYVTIPAPESIRELYEIRALLECEALRLALPNHIPYDMRQAEQRVALLDEAEDSATWSQLDEELHAILYQPAQRPQLLELIAALRRRVNHFYYLAHRPSDYRAGCQAEHRALLAACRSGDAAQATQALAEHLRHAGEVVARYSAQVRIPR